DNA from Amycolatopsis sp. DSM 110486:
GGATCGCGTCGAACCCGAGGCCGGCGCCCTTCACCACGTGGATGAGCTGGGCGAACCCGCCGTTGGACAGCGCGACCACCACGAAGTCGCGGCGCAGCTCGGCCAGCCCTTCGACGGCGTCCGGCCACGGCGGCAGCGCGTCCCAGGCCCGGACCATGCGCTCGCGCGCCTCGGCGCCGAACTTCCCGGCGACGCCGAACAGCTCCAGACACTCGTCGAGCGCCTCGCGGTGCACGGCGTCGAGGTTCGCCCATTCGCGCTCGCCGCGGTTGATCTGCCCGACCGCGGGCAGGTAGCGCTCGCGCCACGCGTCCACGAGGGCGGGGCAGTCGAACTCGGTCTCGTGGTGTTCGGCGATCGCGGCCACGCCGTCGATCACGCCGGTGCGCCAGTCCACAGTGGTCCCGAAGACGTCGACGGCGACCACCGCCACCTCGCTGACATCGAACATCTCGCTCCGATCTGGCGTTGAACAGCAACACTTACGCCGGGTCGACACCCAGCCACTCGCGCAGCTCACGCCGCCCGGCCTCGGTGAGGTCGACGGCGCGGCTCGCCTCGAGCAGGTCGATCCAGCCCAGTTCGAGCAGCCGGCTCTTCACCGCGGCGCCGAGGCTGCCCGCGAGGTGGTGCCGGCGTTCGCTCCAGTCCATGCACGGCCGCGCCAACGGCCGGGCGCGACCGCGCAACCCGTCGACGTCGATCCCGTGCACCGCCAGTTCGGCGTGGCCTTTGGCCGAGACGCCGTAGGAATCGTGGTCCTCGATCAGAAACCCCTTCGCCAGGAAGGCGTCGTTGATGGCCACGCCGACGCTGCCCGCGAGGTGGTCGTAACAAACCCTGGCCTCGCGCAGCTTGCGCCCGCGCGTCGCCTGCCGCAACGACTTCGCCGGCCCGGGCGGCGCGAGCAGCAGCAGGCCCTCGATCGCGTCGGCGACAGGGCTCGCGAGCCGGTACAGCCGTTGACGGCCGGACACCTCGACGACGACCAGGCCGCCGTCCTTCAGCTTGCGCAGGTGGGTGCTCGCCAGCGACGCCGAGATG
Protein-coding regions in this window:
- a CDS encoding haloacid dehalogenase type II; translation: MFDVSEVAVVAVDVFGTTVDWRTGVIDGVAAIAEHHETEFDCPALVDAWRERYLPAVGQINRGEREWANLDAVHREALDECLELFGVAGKFGAEARERMVRAWDALPPWPDAVEGLAELRRDFVVVALSNGGFAQLIHVVKGAGLGFDAILSAENVGAYKPDRRAYTNAAKLLDVEPRTILMVAAHTWDIHGARDAGFRTAFVERPGEKGPDRPVDTAETTDCDLSAVSFADLAGRLRAAAKGGAAVR
- a CDS encoding helix-turn-helix transcriptional regulator, whose product is MAGDADLARIGFLLSDRNRAAMLLLLLDGRPQPVSALMAEVGISASLASTHLRKLKDGGLVVVEVSGRQRLYRLASPVADAIEGLLLLAPPGPAKSLRQATRGRKLREARVCYDHLAGSVGVAINDAFLAKGFLIEDHDSYGVSAKGHAELAVHGIDVDGLRGRARPLARPCMDWSERRHHLAGSLGAAVKSRLLELGWIDLLEASRAVDLTEAGRRELREWLGVDPA